Proteins encoded within one genomic window of Spirochaetota bacterium:
- the flhA gene encoding flagellar biosynthesis protein FlhA, with protein MADKNRLSLFTDNLAWMQKTDILMGIGVVAVVAMLVIPLPTFLLDFLLAVSIMVGMLILLVVMFVRRSYDFSVFPSLLLVSTVFRLALNVSSTRLILLQGAAFDGKIIRTFGEFVVGGNYVVGFLIFIILTAVQFIVITKGATRTAEVAARFTLDAMPGKQMSIDSDLSNGVITEEEARRRRAEIRREADFYGAMDGASKFVQGDVKVGIVITIINIIGGFIIGMVMRNETFDVALKTYTLLSIGDGLVAQIPSLMVTTATGIIVTRAVSDENLGDDLANQIGQQPRALMMTAGALGLSILIPGFPKISILILSLGLGALGYILNQAKEEEVEKSKVEEKQAALKEHKPESVISLIQVDPLEVEIGYSLIPLVDPDQGGTLLERITNIRRRSALEMGLIVPPIRIRDNMELESDSYSILIKGVEVGRGILRVGKLMAMDSGEVTEKIEGTEFTEPAFGLKAIWIDPELRDGAERKGYTVVDCPTIIATHLTEIIRHSADEILGRQEVQQLIDNIKTDYPAVVNELITEKKMTVGEVQKVLQNLLRERVSIRNMVTVLETLASYSDFTKDVGLLTEYVRVALNRQICKDYVDKQNTLAAVTVDPEIENIIRNSIHEDPIEGRVVGLDPDTHSAIINSLTDAYVKVKQQGFAPVFLVSPQIRSVTFALLQREVHDPVVLSYNEIAPTVKVNVISSAVLASAA; from the coding sequence ATGGCGGATAAGAACCGGTTATCTCTCTTCACGGACAACCTCGCCTGGATGCAGAAGACCGACATCCTGATGGGGATAGGCGTCGTCGCGGTCGTGGCGATGCTCGTCATTCCGCTCCCCACCTTCCTGCTCGACTTCCTTCTCGCGGTGAGCATCATGGTGGGAATGCTCATCCTGCTAGTGGTCATGTTCGTGCGCCGGTCGTACGATTTTTCCGTGTTCCCCTCCCTCCTGCTCGTGTCGACCGTCTTCCGGCTCGCGCTCAACGTGTCGTCGACCAGGCTCATCCTCCTGCAGGGCGCGGCCTTCGACGGAAAGATCATTCGCACGTTCGGGGAGTTCGTGGTGGGGGGAAACTACGTGGTGGGCTTCCTCATTTTCATCATCCTCACCGCGGTGCAGTTCATCGTGATCACGAAGGGCGCGACCCGCACGGCCGAGGTGGCGGCCCGGTTCACCCTGGACGCGATGCCCGGGAAGCAGATGTCCATTGACTCGGATTTATCGAACGGGGTCATCACCGAGGAGGAGGCGAGACGCAGGCGCGCCGAAATACGCCGCGAGGCCGATTTCTACGGGGCCATGGACGGTGCCTCGAAATTCGTACAGGGCGACGTCAAGGTGGGGATCGTGATTACCATCATCAACATCATCGGCGGATTCATCATAGGGATGGTGATGAGGAACGAGACCTTCGATGTAGCGCTCAAGACCTACACGCTGCTGTCCATAGGCGACGGCCTGGTGGCGCAGATACCCTCGCTCATGGTTACGACGGCGACCGGTATCATCGTCACCAGGGCTGTATCGGACGAAAACCTGGGCGACGATCTCGCGAACCAGATCGGTCAGCAGCCGCGCGCGCTCATGATGACCGCCGGGGCGCTGGGACTTTCGATTCTCATCCCCGGGTTTCCGAAAATATCGATCCTGATTCTCTCCTTGGGACTGGGCGCCCTGGGTTACATACTGAACCAGGCGAAGGAGGAGGAGGTCGAGAAGTCCAAGGTCGAGGAAAAGCAGGCCGCCCTCAAGGAACACAAGCCGGAGTCCGTGATCTCGCTCATCCAGGTTGACCCGCTCGAGGTGGAGATAGGGTACAGCCTCATCCCGCTCGTCGATCCCGACCAGGGGGGGACGCTGCTCGAGCGCATCACCAACATACGGCGACGTTCGGCGCTCGAGATGGGGCTCATCGTCCCTCCGATACGCATTCGTGACAACATGGAGCTCGAATCCGATTCGTACTCGATCCTTATCAAGGGGGTCGAGGTGGGGAGGGGGATCCTGCGCGTGGGGAAGCTCATGGCCATGGACTCGGGAGAGGTGACCGAGAAGATCGAGGGCACGGAATTTACCGAGCCGGCGTTCGGTCTCAAGGCGATCTGGATCGACCCGGAGCTGCGCGACGGCGCGGAGCGCAAGGGCTACACGGTGGTGGATTGCCCCACGATCATCGCCACGCACCTGACCGAAATCATCCGGCACTCCGCGGACGAGATACTCGGCCGCCAGGAGGTGCAGCAGCTCATCGACAATATCAAAACCGATTACCCCGCGGTGGTGAACGAGCTCATCACCGAGAAGAAGATGACCGTGGGGGAGGTGCAGAAGGTGCTCCAGAACCTGCTGCGCGAGCGCGTGTCCATCCGCAATATGGTCACCGTCCTCGAGACGCTCGCGAGCTACTCGGACTTCACCAAGGACGTGGGCCTCCTTACCGAGTACGTGCGCGTGGCGCTCAACCGGCAGATCTGCAAGGACTACGTGGACAAGCAGAACACGCTCGCGGCCGTCACCGTGGACCCGGAGATTGAAAACATCATCAGGAATTCCATCCACGAGGATCCCATCGAGGGGCGCGTGGTCGGGCTCGATCCCGACACCCATTCCGCGATAATCAATTCGCTCACGGACGCCTACGTAAAGGTGAAGCAGCAGGGGTTCGCGCCCGTATTCCTGGTTTCGCCGCAGATACGGAGCGTCACCTTCGCGCTGCTGCAGCGGGAGGTGCACGATCCCGTCGTGCTGTCCTATAATGAAATTGCCCCTACGGTTAAGGTTAATGTAATATCATCCGCGGTGCTGGCGTCGGCCGCGTGA
- the flhF gene encoding flagellar biosynthesis protein FlhF, which produces MRYVKIKAKNYNEAMMKLKMEHGDDAIPISHKYIKEGGLFNSGLFAKDLVELTAAIPERKGAPKAKPEKKSTIDFTVGDSEPLRPSPQKAVTPEYIPPRSPEPVEKKSEFATRPATIIVPPPAAEPRTAPEPQETAARPADPGSIRKLEREFGEVKDTLNRILETQSGRLDRDKDCTSEEDMAIKPYMDMLLTNDFDRKDCESMIDEVRNSVSREDLRDKFKIEKTLKELLKSRIITSGPIKRGHKKKIIMFIGPTGVGKTTTMAKLGAIFALREECKVAFITIDNYRIAATEQLKKYAEIMKIPIHVVNDQKTFKEIIDHEKAEIIMVDTSGRSHRNDLKISEIKSYADMVEYDFEKVLCVSACTKKADLANVFKSFDKISFDSVIITKVDETSYIGNVIDIADKYKKPISYITTGQEVPNDIDVADADKVAGMIMGAVI; this is translated from the coding sequence ATGAGGTACGTTAAGATCAAGGCCAAGAACTACAATGAGGCAATGATGAAGCTCAAGATGGAGCACGGCGACGATGCGATCCCGATCAGCCATAAATACATAAAAGAGGGCGGCCTCTTCAATTCCGGCCTTTTCGCGAAGGACCTGGTCGAGCTCACCGCGGCCATCCCCGAGCGCAAGGGCGCGCCCAAGGCGAAGCCCGAAAAGAAAAGCACCATCGATTTCACGGTGGGTGACAGCGAGCCCTTGAGGCCCTCGCCCCAGAAGGCGGTGACGCCCGAGTATATTCCGCCGCGCTCCCCCGAGCCCGTGGAAAAAAAGTCCGAATTCGCCACGCGCCCGGCCACGATCATAGTGCCGCCCCCCGCAGCGGAGCCCCGCACCGCCCCGGAACCGCAGGAGACCGCGGCGCGTCCGGCCGATCCGGGATCGATCCGCAAACTCGAGCGCGAGTTCGGCGAGGTGAAGGACACGCTCAACCGGATACTGGAAACGCAGTCCGGCCGCCTGGACAGGGATAAGGATTGCACCTCAGAAGAGGACATGGCGATCAAACCCTACATGGATATGCTCCTGACAAACGATTTCGACCGGAAGGATTGCGAATCGATGATAGACGAGGTTCGCAACTCCGTGAGCCGCGAGGACCTCAGGGACAAGTTCAAGATAGAAAAAACCCTGAAGGAGCTCTTGAAAAGCAGGATCATCACCAGCGGCCCCATCAAGAGGGGGCACAAGAAGAAAATCATCATGTTTATCGGCCCCACGGGCGTCGGGAAAACGACCACAATGGCGAAACTGGGCGCCATTTTCGCGCTGCGGGAAGAATGCAAGGTCGCCTTCATCACCATCGACAACTACCGCATCGCCGCGACCGAGCAGCTCAAGAAATACGCCGAGATCATGAAGATCCCGATTCACGTGGTAAACGACCAGAAAACCTTCAAGGAGATAATCGACCACGAAAAGGCCGAGATCATCATGGTGGATACCTCCGGGCGCAGCCATCGAAACGACCTCAAGATATCGGAAATCAAGAGCTACGCGGACATGGTGGAATACGACTTCGAAAAGGTGCTGTGCGTGAGCGCCTGTACCAAGAAGGCCGATCTGGCAAACGTCTTCAAGTCGTTCGACAAGATAAGCTTCGACAGCGTGATAATTACCAAGGTGGACGAGACCTCTTATATCGGAAATGTCATCGATATTGCCGATAAGTATAAAAAGCCCATCTCGTACATCACGACCGGCCAGGAGGTGCCCAACGACATCGACGTGGCCGATGCGGACAAGGTGGCGGGGATGATTATGGGCGCGGTAATTTGA
- a CDS encoding MinD/ParA family protein, whose protein sequence is MDQAANLRRLVVETRAVKRTKTIAITSGKGGVGKTSLAVALAIALAKDGSSVTLLDADLGLANVNVILGIIPKFNLYHVIKGKKKLKDIVIEVPEGIKIIAGASGFHQLANLDVKQRAEFIEAVADLGEDDYMIIDTGAGISQNVLSFVSAADEAVVVTTPEPTAITDAYGIIKSIAAQTPDKPVRLIVNRVMTVSEGKRVAQRVINIAGQFLNIKVENLGFVFDDMYVPKSIRNQKPFIVSYPKSKASICVQIIADRISNKEVDERRGSGLANFFKQFFKPEEEEEAE, encoded by the coding sequence GTGGATCAGGCTGCGAATCTCAGGAGGCTGGTAGTCGAGACCAGGGCGGTAAAAAGGACCAAAACCATAGCGATTACAAGCGGCAAGGGGGGCGTCGGCAAGACCAGCCTGGCGGTGGCGCTCGCGATAGCGCTTGCAAAGGACGGATCCAGCGTGACGCTCCTGGACGCGGACCTTGGGCTCGCGAACGTAAACGTGATCCTGGGGATCATCCCGAAGTTCAACCTCTATCACGTGATCAAAGGGAAAAAGAAGCTGAAAGACATCGTGATAGAGGTGCCTGAAGGCATCAAGATCATCGCGGGCGCATCGGGTTTTCACCAGCTCGCGAACCTGGACGTCAAGCAGCGCGCCGAGTTCATCGAGGCTGTGGCCGACCTGGGCGAGGACGATTATATGATCATCGACACGGGTGCCGGCATCTCGCAGAACGTGCTTTCCTTCGTAAGCGCCGCGGACGAGGCGGTCGTCGTGACCACCCCCGAGCCGACCGCGATCACGGACGCCTACGGGATAATAAAATCGATCGCGGCCCAGACGCCGGATAAGCCCGTACGCCTCATCGTGAACCGCGTAATGACGGTTTCCGAGGGCAAACGCGTGGCGCAGAGGGTAATTAACATTGCGGGGCAATTCCTGAACATTAAGGTCGAAAATCTCGGTTTCGTGTTCGACGACATGTATGTTCCCAAGTCCATTCGTAACCAGAAGCCCTTTATCGTTTCGTATCCCAAGTCGAAGGCCTCAATATGCGTTCAGATAATAGCCGACCGGATATCGAACAAGGAGGTGGATGAAAGGAGGGGCTCGGGTCTCGCGAATTTCTTCAAGCAGTTCTTCAAGCCGGAGGAGGAGGAAGAAGCCGAATAG
- the whiG gene encoding RNA polymerase sigma factor WhiG, which translates to MNNKRIKELDAINEDDLWKKFAKSREQELRDYFVIKYAPLVKYVAGKVSMGMPQSIEFDDLVSYGIFGLIDAISKFDPNRGIKFKTYAMTRIRGAIFDELRSIDWIPRSIRQKAKQIEQVISELENKLGRTVEDDEIASELGISMDEFQTLLNKLSGTSMLSLNDIWYMGDDSDELSILETLEAPENMNPDVLIEKEEIRDYIIDAIKKLPDKEKKVIVLYYYEDLTLKEIGDVLDVTESRVSQLHTKAIMRLRGRLGRIKSNIIG; encoded by the coding sequence ATGAACAACAAGAGGATCAAGGAACTTGACGCCATCAACGAGGATGATCTCTGGAAGAAATTCGCAAAATCCAGGGAGCAGGAACTCAGGGACTACTTTGTCATAAAGTATGCCCCCCTCGTCAAGTACGTGGCGGGTAAGGTGTCGATGGGAATGCCCCAGAGCATCGAATTCGACGACCTCGTGTCATATGGGATCTTCGGGCTGATCGATGCCATCTCCAAATTCGACCCCAACCGCGGAATCAAATTCAAGACATACGCGATGACGCGCATACGCGGCGCGATTTTCGACGAGCTCAGGTCCATCGACTGGATCCCGCGGTCGATCCGCCAGAAGGCGAAACAGATCGAACAGGTAATATCGGAACTCGAAAACAAGCTGGGCCGCACAGTGGAAGACGACGAAATCGCGTCGGAGCTGGGCATCTCCATGGACGAGTTCCAGACGCTCCTGAACAAGCTCTCGGGCACATCCATGCTCTCGCTCAACGACATCTGGTACATGGGTGACGACAGCGACGAGCTTTCCATACTCGAGACGCTCGAAGCACCCGAGAATATGAACCCCGACGTCCTGATTGAAAAGGAAGAGATCCGCGATTATATTATTGATGCGATCAAGAAGCTCCCGGACAAGGAAAAGAAGGTGATAGTCCTTTACTATTACGAGGACCTCACCCTCAAGGAGATCGGGGACGTGCTCGATGTGACCGAGAGCCGTGTCTCGCAGTTGCACACGAAGGCGATCATGAGGCTGCGGGGGAGGCTCGGCCGCATTAAGTCAAATATTATTGGATAG
- a CDS encoding DUF342 domain-containing protein, translating into MSKLKDLLAAIDDEDESPENEIEVFADSVKQALELASKDLGVEISSLDYDILVKGTKGVLGMGRQPYRVLVRQLKVEHEDKYGDLEELDQKLSRTVETDIEFKHVEKTQEGKFKVRVTRTGIWLTVTPASPGRKAVESADIQNRLLAMRVTNADLRKIEKEVRSPSSKPVKVGDWIPNPEYDGSLTVEVSEDEMKVFVHFVPPRFSGSHLEVDDVVSALKRAGVLSGIQEQRIRDYLDQMDYSRPLLAAEGMPPRHGKDAFVDYKVRVNKNNVSFSEDEKGQVDFKNLDLLENVVVGQILAVKVPAQQGIPGRSIANRILPARSGKDTPFRYGKGTILSEDGTELSAEINGQVVFLNGKISVEPVYVVKGDVSLETGNVVFLGSVVIGGNVQDNFVVKAAGNIEVKGSVGKAFLEAEGDIIVRQGMMGREEAKIESTGGSVYANFIQSCHVYAEKDVIASEGILHSHVDAVNRVLCHGKRARVVGGVIRAGDEVNASVIGADSFTKTEVRVGINPKVLQQISDMENVKKQVEEDLEKLNKDITTLNSQKLVSGGKLPPDKLEMLQKLTQQKEKGQTRVEELKMELEELKEYLGMLEQKGKVCAEKVVYPGVEIYIKDKRFAAKDPYNHIKFSLEGGEIKLSEYEKPEISEEVSRIARIRKRR; encoded by the coding sequence ATGAGCAAGCTGAAGGATCTACTGGCCGCTATCGACGATGAAGATGAAAGCCCCGAAAATGAAATCGAGGTCTTCGCCGACTCGGTAAAACAGGCCCTGGAACTCGCATCGAAGGACCTGGGCGTGGAAATTTCCTCCCTCGACTACGATATACTGGTAAAAGGCACCAAGGGCGTACTGGGCATGGGACGGCAGCCCTACAGGGTGCTTGTCCGCCAGCTGAAGGTTGAGCACGAAGACAAATACGGCGACCTGGAAGAGCTCGATCAGAAGCTCTCGCGGACGGTTGAAACCGATATCGAATTCAAGCACGTCGAGAAGACCCAGGAAGGCAAGTTCAAGGTCCGCGTCACGCGCACCGGGATATGGCTCACCGTTACCCCCGCCTCGCCGGGAAGAAAAGCGGTGGAGTCCGCCGATATACAGAACAGGCTGCTCGCGATGCGCGTCACCAACGCCGATCTGCGCAAGATCGAAAAGGAAGTCCGGTCACCCTCCAGCAAGCCGGTGAAGGTTGGCGACTGGATCCCCAATCCCGAATACGACGGCTCCCTTACCGTGGAGGTATCGGAAGACGAAATGAAGGTATTCGTTCATTTCGTGCCTCCCCGGTTCTCGGGCAGCCACCTCGAGGTTGACGATGTCGTCTCCGCCCTCAAGCGCGCAGGCGTGCTGTCCGGCATCCAGGAGCAGAGGATCCGCGATTACCTCGATCAAATGGATTACAGCCGTCCGCTCCTTGCCGCGGAGGGAATGCCGCCCCGCCACGGAAAGGATGCCTTTGTCGATTACAAGGTTCGCGTCAATAAAAACAACGTGAGCTTCTCCGAGGACGAAAAGGGACAGGTCGATTTCAAGAACCTCGACCTGCTCGAAAATGTGGTCGTGGGGCAGATACTCGCCGTCAAGGTCCCGGCGCAGCAGGGCATTCCGGGGAGGTCCATCGCGAACAGGATACTTCCCGCGCGCTCCGGGAAGGACACCCCGTTCAGGTACGGCAAGGGCACCATACTCTCCGAGGACGGAACCGAGCTGAGCGCCGAGATAAACGGGCAGGTGGTTTTTCTCAACGGGAAGATCAGCGTGGAGCCTGTGTACGTAGTCAAGGGCGACGTCTCGCTCGAAACCGGAAACGTGGTATTCCTGGGTTCGGTGGTCATAGGCGGGAACGTGCAGGACAATTTCGTGGTGAAGGCCGCCGGCAACATCGAGGTGAAGGGATCCGTGGGGAAAGCGTTCCTCGAGGCCGAGGGAGACATCATCGTTCGCCAGGGCATGATGGGACGCGAAGAGGCGAAGATAGAATCTACCGGCGGATCGGTGTACGCGAATTTCATACAGTCGTGCCATGTCTACGCGGAAAAGGACGTGATCGCGTCCGAGGGCATCCTGCATTCGCACGTCGACGCGGTCAATCGCGTGCTCTGCCATGGCAAGCGCGCCCGGGTTGTGGGCGGCGTCATCCGCGCCGGGGACGAGGTGAACGCGAGCGTGATCGGGGCGGACTCCTTCACCAAGACTGAGGTGCGCGTGGGGATCAATCCTAAGGTGCTTCAGCAGATATCCGACATGGAAAACGTGAAAAAGCAGGTCGAGGAGGATCTCGAGAAGCTCAACAAGGATATAACCACCCTGAATTCCCAGAAGCTCGTTTCCGGCGGAAAGCTTCCCCCCGACAAGCTGGAAATGCTGCAGAAGCTTACCCAGCAGAAGGAAAAGGGACAGACCAGGGTCGAAGAGCTCAAGATGGAGCTCGAAGAGCTCAAGGAATACCTGGGCATGCTCGAGCAGAAGGGAAAGGTGTGCGCCGAAAAGGTGGTCTACCCCGGGGTGGAGATTTATATCAAGGACAAGCGTTTCGCAGCCAAGGACCCGTACAACCATATCAAGTTTTCGCTCGAGGGCGGGGAAATCAAGCTTTCGGAATACGAGAAGCCCGAGATCAGCGAGGAGGTAAGCAGGATCGCGCGGATACGCAAAAGGCGCTGA
- a CDS encoding protein-glutamate O-methyltransferase CheR, whose protein sequence is MTSTGWRRSCTGRAIRLKCFPAVHPFRRVKSGSCSILINRCEIVRISGKVIYWSRVTRRPGVTRPSYEWKRYNQLIDFSMIKRLTEEEFRKFARLIYDESGIFMKDTKITLLSNRLRKRLQALKLDSFTDYFDYIQKLPDKSKEIEELIDVVSTNETYFFRNERQFEALIKHSFPDISKKKTDKRLRIWSAGCSTGEEPYTLAICVLENLNLFQGWQIEIIATDIAPSVLDFARKGEYSGRRIEKVPPEIMKKYFIQDKQYPEVFAISESAKKLVKFYYLNLFKNQYPKDMDVIFCRNVMIYFDREHQRQLVGGFAKVLAKTGYLYIGHSETLHSISEDFVYVKLLDSPVYVPKERANEF, encoded by the coding sequence ATGACAAGTACGGGCTGGCGGCGGAGTTGTACAGGCAGGGCTATTCGCTTGAAATGCTTTCCCGCAGTTCATCCATTCCGCCGGGTGAAATCAGGCTCGTGCTCAATCTTAATAAATCGTTGTGAAATCGTACGGATTTCCGGAAAGGTGATATACTGGTCGCGTGTGACCCGTCGCCCCGGGGTGACGAGGCCTTCGTATGAATGGAAGAGGTATAACCAGTTGATTGACTTCAGTATGATCAAGCGTCTCACCGAAGAGGAATTCAGGAAATTCGCGAGGCTCATCTATGATGAGAGCGGGATTTTCATGAAGGACACCAAGATCACCCTGCTCTCCAACAGGCTGCGCAAGCGTCTCCAGGCGCTCAAGCTCGATTCATTCACCGACTATTTCGACTACATTCAGAAACTCCCCGACAAGTCCAAGGAAATCGAAGAGCTTATCGACGTGGTGTCGACGAACGAGACCTATTTTTTCCGGAACGAGCGCCAATTCGAAGCCCTCATAAAGCACTCGTTTCCGGACATATCGAAAAAGAAGACCGATAAGCGGCTTCGCATCTGGAGCGCTGGCTGCTCCACGGGGGAGGAACCGTACACCCTCGCGATCTGCGTGCTTGAAAACCTAAACCTGTTCCAGGGATGGCAGATCGAGATCATCGCCACCGACATAGCGCCCTCCGTGCTCGATTTCGCGCGCAAGGGGGAGTACTCGGGCCGCAGGATAGAGAAGGTGCCGCCCGAAATCATGAAAAAATATTTCATCCAGGATAAGCAGTATCCCGAGGTGTTCGCGATAAGCGAAAGCGCGAAGAAGCTGGTGAAATTCTACTACCTCAACCTGTTCAAGAACCAGTATCCCAAGGACATGGACGTGATCTTCTGCCGCAACGTGATGATATATTTCGACCGGGAGCACCAGCGGCAGCTCGTGGGGGGATTCGCGAAGGTGCTCGCGAAAACAGGATACCTTTATATCGGCCATTCAGAGACGCTTCATTCCATCTCCGAGGATTTCGTCTATGTGAAACTCCTGGACTCGCCGGTGTATGTTCCCAAGGAGCGCGCGAATGAATTTTAA
- a CDS encoding chemotaxis protein CheD: MNFKLVNVGIADIGVAMTPDILRTILGSCVGICLHDPSSRVAGLSHIMLPEHSDSNSNEKKYADTAIPLLITRMEESGAKRSNIQAKIVGGAMMFKISESSMMSEIGRNNVKKVREVLQAQGIGIVAEDVGGDYGRTIDFYAENGQLKIRSLGRSEKIL, from the coding sequence ATGAATTTTAAACTCGTCAACGTGGGCATCGCCGATATCGGCGTCGCCATGACGCCCGATATCCTGAGGACCATTCTGGGTTCCTGCGTGGGGATATGCCTTCACGACCCGTCGTCAAGGGTCGCCGGGCTTTCGCATATCATGCTGCCCGAGCATTCCGATTCGAACTCCAACGAGAAGAAATACGCCGATACGGCCATCCCCCTGCTCATCACCAGGATGGAGGAATCGGGGGCGAAAAGGTCGAATATCCAGGCGAAGATCGTGGGCGGGGCCATGATGTTCAAAATTTCCGAGAGCAGCATGATGAGCGAGATCGGCCGGAACAACGTGAAGAAGGTCCGGGAGGTGCTCCAGGCCCAGGGGATCGGCATCGTCGCCGAGGACGTGGGGGGCGACTACGGCAGGACCATCGATTTTTACGCCGAGAACGGGCAGCTCAAGATACGGTCGCTCGGTCGTTCCGAAAAAATCCTTTGA